From a region of the Mus pahari chromosome 12, PAHARI_EIJ_v1.1, whole genome shotgun sequence genome:
- the LOC110329439 gene encoding uncharacterized protein LOC110329439 produces the protein MKSLPYKCEDLNLDSQHPHKSKSWWNVPMILVLRLVFPGTLESQKASSAGAHLPAAPDLPEQAAASKPKMAQPKTECRSPVGLDCCNCCLDLANRCELQQGKSGENPGSPTVSNFRQLQEKLVFENLNTDKLNNIMRQDSIEPVVRDPCYLINEGICNRNIDQTMLSILLFFHRWVTGQKGLEGGPAGSSPLTRDGEGGRRHTSKFPGGMGSGS, from the exons ATGAAGTCCTTGCCATACAAGTGTGAAGACCTTAATttagattctcagcacccacataaaagcaagTCATGGTGGAATGTACCTATGATCCTTGTGTTAAGA CTTGTTTTTCCGGGCACCCTGGAGTCCCAAAAGGCTAGCTCCGCAGGTGCGCACCTGCCGGCCGCCCCCGACCTCCCCGAGCAGGCTGCCGCCTCCAAGCCAAAGATGGCCCAGCCCAAGACTGAGTGCCGCTCACCTGTCGGCCTCGACTGCTGCAACTGCTGCCTCGACCTGGCCAACCGCTGCGAGCTCCAGCAAGGGAAGAGCGGGGAGAACCCGGGCAGCCCCACTGTGAGCAACTTTCGGCAGCTGCAGGAGAAGCTCGTCTTCGAGAACCTCAACACTGACAAGCTGAACAACATAATGCGCCAGGATTCCATAGAGCCCGTGGTGCGCGACCCCTGCTACCTGATCAATGAGGGCATCTGCAACCGCAACATCGACCAGACCATGCTCTCCATTCTACTCTTCTTCCACAGGTGGGTGACTGGCCAGAAGGGCCTCGAAGGTGGCCCTGCTGGATCTTCTCCTCTGaccagggatggggaggggggacgACGACACACCAGCAAGTTCCCAGGGGGCATGGGGTCAGGCTCCTAG